The nucleotide sequence CCCTGGTGATCGACAAGCCTGTCTACACCAAGTCGGGTGTGAAGCCGGAGCAGGGCTGGACCTGGGACGACTTCGACGCCGCGATGAAGAAGATCCGGGACAAGGCGGGGCGCGCCGGCGACAGCGGCATGTACGGCGTGATGTACCTCTACGACCTCTATCTGCGCCAGAACGGCAAGGCGTTCTTCACGGAGGACGGGCTCGGCTTCACCGAGGCGGACCTGAAGGCATGGTGGGCGAAGGCCGAGAAGGGCATCGAGGAGGGTTTCTACGCCGACCCCAAGAAGGTCGCCCAGATCAAGCCCAAGTCGGCTGTCGCCGCGGAACTCGCCGCCGGTGAGTTCACCTGGGACAACTTCACCGTCCGCTACACCTCCGAGGGCAAGAGCGAGTACGGCCTGGCGCCCATCCCGACCACGGACGGCAAGAAGACCGGCCAGTACCTCGGCTCCCTCATGCTCAGCGGGTCCAAGCGCACCCAGCACCCCAAGGAAGTCGCGCAGTTCATCGACTTCATGGTGCACGAGCCCGAGGTCGCCAAGATCATGGGTTACGACCGGGGAGTGCCCGCGACGCAGGCCCAGTACGACGCGTTCCAGCCGACCGACCCGGTCAACAAGGCGATCGCCGCCTACGAGGAGTCCCTCGTCGCGGCCGGCGTCCTGGAGCCCATCACCCCGCATCCGAACGGCGCGGACATCTGTGAGGCCGGGTTCATGCGCATCGCCGAGGAACTCGCCATGGGCAAGCGGTCGGTGGACGACGCCGTCAAGCAGTTCTTCACCGAGTCGAAGACGGCTCTCGGCAGCTGATGGGAACCGCCGTGACGCACG is from Streptomyces sp. NBC_01314 and encodes:
- a CDS encoding ABC transporter substrate-binding protein, with amino-acid sequence MQQNRNVERRTVLKVAGASLAVAGLGATATACGGGSDAGDGTVTIRYAWWGAEDRAERIKKTIALFEKKYPKIKVKTDFQVYPDFWKKFNTQASGGNPPDVFQNAIGFLRKYDAKNVLLDLNAQVEAGNLSLEGFRAGLEKFGEVDGKLLGVPVGSNSMALVIDKPVYTKSGVKPEQGWTWDDFDAAMKKIRDKAGRAGDSGMYGVMYLYDLYLRQNGKAFFTEDGLGFTEADLKAWWAKAEKGIEEGFYADPKKVAQIKPKSAVAAELAAGEFTWDNFTVRYTSEGKSEYGLAPIPTTDGKKTGQYLGSLMLSGSKRTQHPKEVAQFIDFMVHEPEVAKIMGYDRGVPATQAQYDAFQPTDPVNKAIAAYEESLVAAGVLEPITPHPNGADICEAGFMRIAEELAMGKRSVDDAVKQFFTESKTALGS